The genomic interval GAAGTTCAACTTTTAGCTTAACAAACTGTAGTTTTTAAGCAAATAtacattaaatttttctgtgtcacTTAAATCCAACAAAGTATGATTAGTTAATGAGCCAGTTCAGTGTGCAACTAGAGAACAAATAATACTACATGCTGCACCGAGGTGTAACGGCTATGGTGTCAGCAACTCACCATCACATCGATACTGCAAAGATGCCTAACACACAGAGGACAATTTTCCTGTAAGACAGACAGCCATGCTTCGACCATCCATCAGGTGATCCAAACGCCAATAGATGCCATGCACCACATGGACCTATTCTTTCCCCTCCAGCATGTGATCGAAAATAAGCCTAGCTGTATTCTAGCAACAAATGGCATTTATGCCAGCACGGACCAGGCACCGATTCAACAATGATTCCATCAATCAGGATTATCACTTGAAAGCCACTTCTATGCCATCTCTGCCTTTCACAACTGACTTCGGAAACCATGGAGCTATCATATATGGACTTAGTATATTTGTGGCCTCCTACCCGGATAAAACCAGGACTCTGTTGTCACAGTAGACTGTTTTCTTTCAAATGATTACACACTTTACTTTGACAATTTTGCTCCCCAAGGGACTTTAACTCTGTTCATTCTATCTGTACTTTAGCTAAGACAATCCTATGGGACTTCGActttcattatgtgtgtgtttaacGAATCTAGACTAGGTGACAACCTAACCAGCCTTCAGCCACCAGAAGTATTACTTTCCTATATCAGGAAGTAActattttatgttttgtgtgaatCCATATTGGAGTAGACTTCCATCATTCTTTGATAAACAAACTTTTTTAGTAATTGCTACCTGGATATTTTTTGTGCTGCCATCGGCGAACATATCACTCTCAGTCACATAATTTGGGCTCATGTCTGCCTGTTGATTTCAGAGAAACATTTTCCTCTTATGTGCAACACCCttttttttcttaatattgtcAGCATTTCAATGTTGTAATAATTGTATTCATGGGTGTGGCATAAGCAATGAATGACAAAACTCACATTTTAATTCATAAGGAGATACAAAGAATATTATTGCAAAAAGTGGTCCAGTTTACAACTGCTGTGCATGTCTTCCCCTGCCCCCACACCCCTCCCATTTGTTAATTCCCATTCGCCAAAGACATTTAGTCTACCTACAGACTGTGTGCTTTATTGGCAATACAATTTTATTAACTGGCGTCAGCAGCATCAGAAAGTCACAGCAATGTGTAGGTTGTCCAATTACTATCAGCCACTATACGTACGTAAACTTCATCCTCTTTTTACTTCCCTATTGCTGGCTCTCTccgcacatgtatcattcaaaataATGCGCACTATATCAGtttcattttatattacatattttaatAAACTACAACTTTTACAACACTGTGTTATCCATTTGACAAACATTCAGATGGCAACATGTCAAAAACATGGAGGTCTGTTGTACCCACAGCAGCAAATTAATTGCACAATCCAAACTGGCAGTTCttacagaataaattaataaaacgctTTACAATATtgaaacacaattttctttttgttttgttttggggcaCAAAAACGACTAGGGtcatacacacccatgtcagaaTGGTATAACATAAAGAGGAGAAAGGGGTTAAAAACAAATACACATTAAGCCCAATCAATGGCAGGAAAGACAGCTACAAACATTGACTCAGAGAAAGGTCCAAACTCCACAGAGACAATGAAGGTCctaaactaaagattaaatgttcttcaccatattgctatggtggataaaaagtaaaatgtggttgaCAGCGGTATCCTCACAGAGTGGGCCAAAAGGAGGTTAGCCAAGCCACTGGAAGAGGTTTAAATCCCCAGAGATTGCTCGAATGAAGGGAAGACCAgttgtgatgccaaagtgacagcaCCTGCTTACAGAGAGCAACACAAAGATCATTTGAGGAAATGAAAGATCTAGTGGGtcaaggtacaaggactgcagccttggcagcagtatcAGTGACCTCATTGCTCATCAGACCAGCATGACCAAGGACCCACATACACATCACAgcagctccatcaagagtgagcaagtgaaagcTTCCCTGGACCCTTTGCACTAAGGGTTGGACAGCGTACAGCACACAGATGCCCTGAATGGCACTGAGACAGTCAGCACAAATAACACGATTTAGAAGTCTGTGTCACCGGATTTACGGCAGGCCTCATACAAGGCACAGAGCTCCACTGTAAATACTAAGCAGTGGTCCAAAAGCAGATACCAAAAAGCAtcggtgccaatgacaaaggcacacccgacaccacagtTAATCAGAGAGCAATCAGTGGGAGTAAGGTATTATCTCTAAGTTCCGTGCATAGGTTGAGAAACTTACAGCAACAGATCAAGTCTGGAGAAGTGTCCTTAGCAAGTCCTTGCTTATCTGCTAAGGAGAAAGTGACAGTCGGAGGACAACAGTAATTCCACAGCTTATGcatagactctcaactgggctagtgtaaaaggtgccaatggccaaacggatgccatgatggtggacaGTTTTGAGACGGTGTAAGAGGGACAGACATGCAGATGCATACATAAAACACCCAgagtctagtttcgaacggacaagggaccggtacaaaaggAGGAGGATAgtacgatctgcaccccaggaagtaccagaagtaccactgaggacacacaGGACACTGTGGAACCACATAATGCGGGctaccaggtaagacacatgggaggaccaagaggttTCCTATCGAACATGAGCCCCagaaatttcatagtttcaatgaacggaagatgaagaggctcacaatgtaaagacagtggaagaaaccaacAGCGAAACTAAAAATTCATACAGACAGATTTATCGTGGAAAACCAACCATTGTCTATGCTCGATGAGTAAAGATGAtcgagacattgctgaagatgtcgctcaatgagacaagtccacagagaactggaaaaagaagaaaaaaagggcaAAATCGTCAATGAAAAGTAAGCTGGAAATGTCCAATGGGAGACAAGCCATTTTatggttaatggcaatagcaaagatgaTGACTCTCagaacggaaccctgaggcacaccggttgaaggtgtccaacaaggcagaaccctcACACACATTGAAaactatgtctctctctctctctctctctctctctaaaaaaaaaaaaataaaaaaaaaatcaatgaggGAAACAGGGCAGTCGGCCACCGAAGACCCACATGTAGGTAGTACAGTGGATACCAGTCCTCCAACAGGTGTTGCAGGCTTTTCTGCAAACCATAAAACACTGCCACAGTTTGATATTTCTGCAGAAAACAATTCATGATAAgggttgacaaagtgacaagatggtcagaACAGCGCGCTCTAAATCTACGTTGTGCAGTGGTCAGAAAATTGCgggactcaagccaccataccagccaggcatgtaTCATACGTTGTATCACCTTGCACATACAGCTGGTggcagaaatggggcagtagctacaattaaggtgtttgtccttaccaggttTAGGTataggtatgacagtggcttcatgccagcatctgtAAAACCTGCCCTCTGCCAAGGTGTGAttgtacatatgaaggagaaagtgcttgcttgCAGAAGAACATTTCtggaacatctgaatgttaacatcgtcTGGCCCTGGAATGAGAgatggggatgaagtgagagcatgagcTTGCTCCCTCACAGTGAAAGCAGCACTGTAGCAGTCACAATTCTGTGAAGACAAGGGTGGCACCCAAGCCTCATCCACTCTTTTCCAATGGGGGAAGGCATCCACTATGATATCATCTGCTACAGTGAGGCCGGAAATTGGATAATGGATCTTGGCCCATATCTAGAGGTTAGCCCACATGATTTAAGAGGGAGAGGACCTTTCAAAAGAACTACTAAATTACATCCAGCTAGCTTTTCTGCTATCCCAAAGAATGCGATGGTACTGAGCaaacaactgtttataatgaatgcagtttgccattgtaggatgacagttaaaaatgtggagagcacatcTCCGCCCCCAAATTGTCACAGCTTGCCTCAGTCCACCATGGGACCAGGACATGGTGAGATAAAAATGAAGTGCaaagaatggaacgttctgcagcaccaaggataatgtttgtaagatttgagtattctacctggtcatcacagatGGGGAAATTTTGTTCATCAAAGGTCGCCAggaaggagtaaagcctccagttggcCTTAGAAAATTTTGATTTAGGTGTGCACATAGGTGGGATGGAGTCCGCAAACGGACAACACACAATAAACTATCGTTCaggtatgtgtcagagagaatggaccactcaaaatgacaggcaagctgggcagtgcaggagTGGTCCAAATAGGAGTAGGTGTGAATGAAGTCTGTAAGGAACAGAAGATCAGCCAAGAGATCACCTCttggacaggttctgggagaaccccaaaggggacagTGCGCATAAAGGTTACTGAGAAGCAGAAAAGGGTGCGGTAGTTGCCCAAAGGGCTGcatgaagtctgccctggtgacaccaaATGAGGGAGAGATGTGAATAGTACAAAGTGAAAAGGTGAAGTGAGGAAGGAACAGGGGGACTGCAACAGGTTCAACTTGGGTAGTCAGGGAAATGCTCCGACTATGAAAGTCATCCCAGTTGAGCAGCATGTCTCCCCCggagatggaatgccatcctcaggGGTAAGATCAAAGCAGACCGGAATGAAATGCAGGAGATCAAAGTGGCCttgaggacacaattttgtttcctggaggcagaggaCATGTTGAAACTGTGATTCCAAAAGCAGACATACTTTATCCTTTTCTTGGATCTACGGCcatgaacattccattggaggagagccaCGAGGAGAAAATAGGGGAAGggaaaaaaatgaaggggtgtcacctcagcgACTGCCGAGTGCCAGTCTTTGATGGCTCGCTGCTTCCGAGGGCAGAGGGTGAAGggtggaggatcctgctccatgatatCTACAGAGGCATTAGCATTCTCCCTCTGTCAGTCTGTgcagtccagggcagaaaaatggttggcAGTGCGCTCCGGCGACACGGAGGTTGGCCGGCTGAAGCTATAGTGTGGTGACAGCATTTAAGAGTATCTccgagttggtgaaggagaagactgtttgccttcttGGATTCAttctggttggcagaggaagactcagatgtttgttggctgggggGGACGTTAGAAGTCATAGTGGGAGTATTCCTTTTGTCCTTTCCAGCCATCTGGTGGTGTAGCAAGTGACTTTGGCTTGTGAGGTGAAAGTTTGGCGatttgttgcacagttggaggagaaggagatgggaaTTTTACTGTGACACTGGGAGACCTTAGAACTGCTGTGCTTGATTTGAGATTGCATGTGTGCcttgccatgtccttcatggagcgagatgtagcaagaacagtactgtaagtgccacaTGGTAAAACGTAGGGTTTCTGACTATCCAACAACTTGCGAGCAATAGGATAAGGCaccttttccttcacccagatcttCTGGACAACCCACTCATTGAGATACATGGGGCAACCTTGGGAGAAGGCTGCATGGTCAACATTGCAACTGATGCAGTGGGGAGAAGGAAGCGGACCATCTTCCtagtgagcatccctaccacaggttacacacttGACCAGGTTTCGACAGGACATTTGAGTATAACTGTAATGATGTCACTGGTAGCAGCATATCGGCTTCAGAACATATGGTCAGACTGAATTTTTTCTAAGTGTGCACAGTTATTAAAATTTAATGCTATTCACTATTATTGCATCAaaaagaaatcatgcagaatgaattttaaattttcttaggGATGTTTCACAATGATACTTTCCTGTGCACAACAGCACCAGCCACAAACAATCTCATTTCATGCCTTCCATTGTCGGCAGAATTTTATATACAATGAAAACAAAACTAATCTGATTTTGTGTCCTGAAGATCTCCCTAAGTTACTGCCAttttgaagcacatgcaaaatttttaggaaGACCAAGAATAATGAACTAAACATCAGAAACATCATCAGCACTAGGGGCTGTTATCCAAATCTTTCTACTGCACTGTCCCAAGTATTTGTTCAGTTCTATGTAAGATGGCAAACGACTGATACTTATACAGACATTCATCAATGTCATCAGCCTGTCCTTTAGAAATTTCTTGCTGGAAATATAACAGAAGTAGAAGCATTTTTGGTAGGATTCACTTTCAAGTGAGGCTAGATGTCTACATCATCagattctaaaaattttgagaaaacttgTGATCAAATAAGTTTTCATAACCATAATAATGAAATGgttataaagaaaaaacacaaatgcTACAGGCAAATCAAACAGAATGAAACATTAATCAAACACAATGAAACATTACTCAATGAGAGGAAAAGTGACAAAAGAAATTCCAATTTTGTGTTTTTCTACACAACCCCATCTCAGACCCTAATATGCCTCATTTACTAGCTGATTTCCCTATGTGGTGTCTCATGTGGTACTTCCTACAATACTTTGATTGTAACCGATTCTTCTTTCATACTTTACCTTTTATGTTCTCTTACCTTCTTCTTTTCTACATCAAATAATTAAACAGTTATCAATCTGTGATAATGGTTAAAGTGAAACACTATCTTATTCCTTTCAATTCTAGTCATAATTGTTTTATGACTTTTTTTATTCAAATTGCATAACTGTGCAGCCACAATCCTGGAAATGTTGGTTATTCCATATACCACACACAAAGGTCATTATTATATGCAATGTATCAGCATGTTGCACAGTCAATACATTAGGCAGTATTCCTAGTGCTTCCACAGCCACATGCTGTCTTTTTATACAACTGTCTTGAAACCTACCTGCTGTCAGATGATGATAAATGAACTTAATTCTAAATGAAGCTACTTGTTCATTGAGTACAGGTGCCACCTGTAAGAGTTCAAGCGTTGGCAAATCTGTGTATGTTCACATATGGCAGTCAGGCTCAGTCGATAGGCGACTTCACTCCTTGGTGGATGTTCACTGCTGATTGTTGGTTAATCAGTGAATGCAAGACACCATGAACAATTCATGTGCAGCTGCTGCCTTCATAATTATGTCTAACATCGTGAACAATGAAATCAAAAGAGCATGGTGGATGTAAGTGTTGTATCCCCAAAGAATAAGCTATGGAAACAGAATTTCGCAACACATGACTTTCAAATTGgtgggagaaaaaattgaaaatgttgttGGTGGTTGttacataattttgaacaattaaacaaaatagtcaaagcaaaattaataaaaataaacaccCAGTTTTGAGAAGTTATTACTGTGAGGGAGAGTTTCAGGTACTTTGATATTCTTACCCACATGAGACTCCTATTAAAGCTTGCTATACCTTTTCCATGTCTCCAAACAAATTATATTACAAATAGTGCACGAGGTTGGTGATGCGATTATCGAGGCTCTGAAGTAATATATGAAGGTACGTGTAATGAAACACTGTAACAACAAAACTGCATAGAATTCAAATGATTATTGGGTGGTTTTATACAGATTACTTAGACAAGTACCCAGAGATGTGTAGAAAGGTTTGGATGGAAAACTTCCATGTTCACTGAAATCGGGTAGATAGTTTGTAGAAGAAATATGTTTGCAGTGCTTATAAATGTATTTTCACAATTATTTAACTGCAAATAATACTAGCTGTATACActctagaaataaaataaatgtgtacaTACCAAAACCTGACTTGTAATTGTTCTTAATTTGAGACTTCTCTCTTCTATAGGAAATGGATcagttttctttcagttcttcaattGGCATCTCTATTTACCTGCTAACATCTTTCCATGCATCTTCATGCATACTTTTGTTGCGATAGATTTTGTTGATGGGTTCCACAACACTTCTACTTTAAAGAACTCTATCAGGTTAAGACatattttgttgttcatttttgCCATGCACGAACAGCAGCACCATCATCTCACCTGTTTGAGCAGAGTGCTCCAAAATCCCTTTGTCAGGAGGCGGTAGACCTCTCCGCCATATGAAAGCCACACAGCAAGTTTGACTGCGGCAGCTGTGGGATGCACGAGCAAAGCTGCTGTGGACCACTGCCCCACTCAGCAGCTACAAGGCTTAACACTGCAGAGAGTCACACAGTAAACTTCCTGTgaaaccccccacccccaaccacctctctctctctctctctccccaattCATTTATTGTGAACTTACTTAAAAGACAAGCAAATAAAGTAACGGTGAGATTGCCCAACCTCTGCTGAAACAAGTCTGTGTGGAATGCCTGTACAAGTGCATAACACCAAATAGAATAACCAATGAAACATGCAGATACACAGTCTATGAAGCAAAATTGATCACAAAACTATAATGGAGGCCTTTCCAAGGAATATTACATGCAGATGAGACATAGTAGCCAAATAAAATATATGAAAGGTGCAGTGTTTGAGAGCAACAGTGCCAGCCCTTTATTTGTTAGATTGTTACAGGATTTGCCCAAGAGACCCATTTCTTGGGTGTGTGGTTCCACAAACAGCTGACTCTCCAAATCTTTTAGTGTCCTCCACACGTATGGCATTGGCCACACCATCATGCTGACGATATAGGGATGACCTCCAGTGTTCAAGCACAGTTTTGAACAACATTGCACTCAGGtttcttcaaataatttttgttatgTCAAGCTAATCAGATTTCTGCATAAATGGACTAATATCTTTACAGTTGCATACTTCACCTTGTCCTGTGCTTTCCTATGGCGGGTAAGGTATTGTGTAAGTCTTGCTTCCTTTTAGCATTATACTTACTGTTGATATTTAACTGTTACTGATTGCTGTCAAATAAGAGCTGAATCTTAGTTGCCACAGTAATAGACGTTATCAAGTCAAAAATTTGTCTTTCATGCATAATGGAGAAAACTTAACACTTGACAGTTTCACATCACCCTACCAATGATTCACACGAAGTTTGAGAAAATGAGGTGGTTTATTAGTAAATTActgagaatatgaaaattttattaTCGAACACACACAATGCTGCTTAAATATATTTGTGTACAACGTCTTTAGCATCAGCAACTGACTGCAGTTCTAATTTTACAGGGCACTGTAACCAGTAACTTAGCAGTTCCTCTGTGTAGCCAATAAGGAAGTACATCTTCCTAGGACTAATTGCTTGACGTACTATGCCAGCAATCCGAATCAAATTGTGTTGTCGTTTTATAATCACTTCCGATACAAAGAGACTATGCCATGTTCCAGTCACAAATCTTCGAATAAACATATCTTCAACAACTGTTTCTGCTGGACGCAATCCTCCAAGTAAGCTTGCTGCACAGAAGAAAATTCCATATAAATATAGTGTTCCATTACTTTTTCAATGAAATTCTATGTTTCTTTTGTACTGACACACTGAATTGCCAAACAGGAAAAATCAATACAGTAATTAATCAATGTAAACTGCCAAAGATATTTATTTAGTATTCCACATAGGTGGTTACCATGAAAATTAAAGTACAAGAATGTTGTTACGAAACAATTAATTAACATCAATTGCAGTGTTACAAATAAGTAACAAAAACTATGATTTAATGTGTCAGTGACTAAGATGTCATTGGAGATGGACTATGCAGTCAGGCTGGGAAGGAAATAGATTGCACCCTTTCAAAGTAATCATCCTAGCATTTTGCCTTTAAATGACTCTGCAGCAATCATGGAAAACAGTGTGGCTGGATGGGGATTTTCATGGCCATAAACAAAAAACGCAGTCCCTTCTCTTACAACTGCACTACCTAGTCTTGTCCACACAACATTATCAATACAGTACTATACTGTCATAAAAACCTACATTTATTCTCAGTTTCTAAACAAACTACTGTTTCCATAAAATATGACTACTAAAGTTCTTCATTTACTCATTACACTACTAAGGATAtattaagctactataaacagatgCTGCATTCATATTATGCACTTAGTATGCACATTTCTTTTTGCTTATATGCATTGTAACCACAGTTTGTTATTCCGTTGCTGCAGCAATTCCTTTCAAGTTGTGTCTTTTGGAGACACATTGATGGCTAAAAAACCCCAGATGGCTAAGGCGTTCAGCAACATGGCTGCATATGCAGCAATTCATCATTTGCATTTGCAGTGGAAATCTATGAAATAATTCCACAAAGGAGGATAACACAACCGCAGCATTTGAAACTGAAAAGGTGCAAAAGACTTTCACCAAGATCACACAGATCTGGAAGATGCACTTAAAGCAGAAGGCCATGTCCACTAGAGTAATCATGCTTCATTACATAGGTGGAAGCTTTGGTATTGACCAACACGTGCGTTGCCAACCAATGTCAGAGGGGGTCAGATTTAGAGTAGGCTCAGTGTCAATAACATAAGCAATGACCTGCTGGGTCCACCATTAAGAACctttaatgaaagaaagaaagaaacaaacctTTGATATTACATAGATTCACCTCCCCAAAGAACACAAAGATACAATCTTCTTCTAGGATGATTTATATTATCTGCCTGTTGGTATTATAAAGGAGTCATCCTCACTGACTAAGCCAGAGAAATGAGACCATTATGATGCACTATTATCAGAATCATCTGACAAATTCACAGTCTGAGCAAGCAGAAGAGGTGACTAATACTTATGAAAGATGTCTGTTTCCTGCACGACAATGTTCCCACTCACATCACTTGAGGAATTATCATGCATGACTCTTTACTCACACCTAAGCTATGAAATCTTACCACATGCATCTTACAAGATATAGCGATTTCTTCACCTTTCAAGAACCAAAGGAACCATtggatggactacatttcaccagCAATAATAAGGTGACTGCTGTGATAGAGAGAGAAACTGAGGAATTCTCACACTCCTGCCATATGGAAGGTTTTGTATCACTGGTTTAAAGATAAGTGTCAATAAAAGTGCAAATTATGTGATCTCTATCTTTCTCTCCATGCAAAGGTACAAAACTTGCCATTTTTTTCTCACGCATGTCCTAATTTGCCTACCAATGGTATAAACGTAGTTTCATATTATTTGGCATCCATCTATGTGTAACATGTACTAAACTTGAAAATTGGGGACAAGTGTAGTCTTCACACAGAAAGGCATAAATTGCCAAAAACTATGCAGTTTCCAAAATACATCAAACTGCAAGGTTTTCTCTCCCACAAATTGAATAAAATCTGTCACTTTCGAAATAATTTAGAAGACTACATTTAATCCCCAGTATTACTGCAACAATTGCTGGGATGTATTTCCATAACCCTTTGGGGTATTGCTTAGTTCAAACCAAAAATTACCAATTGTAAGGAGCTAGACTAATTCCCCCCCTCCAGAACTTACGACAATGCACGGTATCAACTGAACTTGTGAGAACATCACAAATGGTGCTCCACTACTGACAAAAGCACAAAATAAAACTAAGAAATAACTAGTTCCATAAAAAACATAGGTGTCAAATTATTGAATGCGACTGGAGAAATATTAGGTGTTATCGAAAAAAGaggaaaatttaaatatttggccaagttactgacacacacacacacacacacacacacacacacacacacacacacacacacacacacacacacttaattgtGGAAAtacaacttaaaaaataaaatcaaaaattaCTAAAACCAAAAAATGATCCATCACAAAGGAATTACCAAAACAAGACTGacagtagatgtgatttacatgttcagacaaacaaatgaccatcaaatttttctgaaattctcatttgcttgtctgtatatgtgcacacaTCTAATGAATTTCAtctcatttggataattctttcatggtgcatctttcttttttgtgttaaGAGTGCACTAATCTAGTTTTTGGAAATAGCAATTCCTTCCTCTCAGAGGAAAGGGTATACTTCAGGAAAGTATAGAAAGGAACAGCAGGTCACTCATATCGGCTAGACAAGTCATTCATTGTTTTGAGTGAGACCAATTTGAGAGAGCAACCAAATGAAAACTATCATGTCAGTCAGTTATAGTTGTATCAGTTGATTGGATAATTTTTTGGAATGATAACAGACAGTGGGATCAACTGACTGAAAAGATTCAATATCATTGTAACTTTGTCTATTGACTGAAATATTCATGCCTTCTTTTCAAGTGAAAATAAGTCTGTAGTTTTTCTGTCCATTGAACCACGTACTCATTCTTTTAACTGAAACTACTTGTAGTGTTTTATATGACATAGCTGTCCATTCATTATTCTGAGTGAAACCAGCCTGCAGTACTTTAATCAGCTGAACTAAAGCAGCGCTACAGTGTACTGACACTGGGTGGTTGTAAGTGAAGTATCTCAGGAGTATGCCAAAGTTAACATAAGCAGTATACGTGTTCATTTAATTATGAGCTGAATggaataatttttcttttcattatttaaaactgaTTCTTATACTGTTGTGGATTAAATTGTTCCAGGTGGCATTAACACATAATTATTTAGCCTGACGTATCACTCTGATACGCCTACCATCACTTAAATTGCTAACCCCACACAAAAACTTTGAAAACGCCTGGAGTAGGTCAAATCATTATTTTCCTGGACACCGATCAGCTGACAAAAATCGTACACGAGATTAACAGGGATTTGTAAAAATGTATTGCAGAGATGTTCATATTCAGACACAGTACTAATTTGCCGTACAGAAAATGAATGTAAACGAAATGAGTTTTATACAACTCAGTAAGTAGAAGGCAAATGACATTTAAGAAATTCAACTGAATGGCGCATGGGGCAACATTGCAGTCTGTGCAATTGTCCATTGTCGGCAGTTTCTCATTGTCTCAGTAAAGAAGTATGGAAAATACAAGACGTTCCAAAATTGTCTTTACAGCTTTTAACACATGTATTTCAGAAATGGGGATATGTAGAAAAGTGCAGTTTGTGGTATAATGTTCATACATACATAAGGTTCTAGTAGTCACTTAACAGAGTTCATTGTGTGAAGAGGACCATATTTTCTAAAGTCAAGTTCGGGacacattaaataattttgatattaCAAAGAAGTCTgaactgaatgtaataaatgcaaacTATCACTTTAATTTGCTACCAACagtacattaatttatattttattagtacctTCTAAGATGTAGGAGTGCAGGCAGGCATAcaaggctccatcaagagtgagcaagtgatagCTTTCCTGGACCAACTGCACTAAAGGGGGGGCAGTGTACAGCATACAGAGGCTCTGAATGACACAGAGAGTTGGAGCAAATGAGAATTTAAAAGCCTGTGTCATCAGATGTAccgcatggcctgatacagggcaaagagctccgCTGTAAATACTGAACAGTGGACTGGAAACTGATACCAAAAAGCATCTGTGACAGCGATGAAGGCACACACGACACCACAGTCAGCcccagagccatcagtgtacacaaaggcatTATCGTGAAGTTTCATGCGAGGGTCAAGAACCTTACAGTGATAGAGCAagactggagtagtgtccttagaagGAGAGTGGAGTCCAAAGTGAACACT from Schistocerca gregaria isolate iqSchGreg1 chromosome 6, iqSchGreg1.2, whole genome shotgun sequence carries:
- the LOC126277959 gene encoding 28S ribosomal protein S24, mitochondrial → MAGAYTKCADILKPRLVETLVRQTQCYFHITAACERVQAGRYRITPKRDRPLTYEMANPPYYIGHRKSWNSWNTSSLLGGLRPAETVVEDMFIRRFVTGTWHSLFVSEVIIKRQHNLIRIAGIVRQAISPRKMYFLIGYTEELLSYWLQCPVKLELQSVADAKDVVHKYI